The Microbacterium sp. SORGH_AS_0862 region TCGCGACCGCCGCCGAGACCGCGTTCTCCGACGGCACCCGCTACGCCGCGTTAACCGCGGCGGGGTTCATCGCGGTGGGCCTGGTGGCGACACTCACCCTCGGCGGCCGCCGCCGCGAGGAGATCGAGACCGAGTGAGCTCTCGATCCTTAGCAAGACTAATGAGCTATGCTAAGGATCGAGATGACCGACGATTCCCCCCGCGCCGCCGAGGCGGCAGAGCTGCGCATGTCCGTCTTCCGCCTGGCCCGGCGCCTGCGTGCCCAGCGCGCGGTCGACTCGATGAGCGACGGGCAGTTCTCGGTGCTCATGGCGCTGAAGGTCAACGGCACGCGGACTCTCGGCGAGCTCGCCGCACGCGAGCGGGTGACCGCGCCGTCGATGAACCGCACGGTCAACTGCCTCGAGGAGTCGGGCTACCTCGAGCGCCGGAGCGACGACACCGACCGCCGCAAGGTCAACATCGTGCTCACGGATGCGGGCCGCGCCGTCGTCGAAGAGACGGTCCGCCGTCGCAACGCCTGGCTCGAGGAGGCGCTCGACGAGCTGGACGCCGATGAACGCGCGACGCTGCATGCCGCATCCGAGATCCTGCGCCGGGTGGCCGAGCGATGAGCGCGATGTTCCGCTCGATGCGGCTGTTCAACTACCGCGTCTGGTTCCTCGGCGCGCTCGTCTCCAACATCGGCGGCTGGATGCAGGCGACGGCCCAGGACTGGGTGGTTCTGACGCAGCTCACCGACAACGATGCGACGGCCATGGGCGTCACGATGGCGCTGCAGTTCGGGCCGCCCCTCGTGCTCGTCAGCATCACGGGCTGGGCGGCCGACCGCTTCGATCGCCGGCG contains the following coding sequences:
- a CDS encoding MarR family winged helix-turn-helix transcriptional regulator, with amino-acid sequence MTDDSPRAAEAAELRMSVFRLARRLRAQRAVDSMSDGQFSVLMALKVNGTRTLGELAARERVTAPSMNRTVNCLEESGYLERRSDDTDRRKVNIVLTDAGRAVVEETVRRRNAWLEEALDELDADERATLHAASEILRRVAER